Proteins from one Meriones unguiculatus strain TT.TT164.6M chromosome 10, Bangor_MerUng_6.1, whole genome shotgun sequence genomic window:
- the F3 gene encoding tissue factor: protein MAIPARPRLLAALAPTFLGCLLAQVALAAGIPAKAVNLTWKSTNFKTILEWEPKPINYFYTVQISSRSQDWKNKCFLTTDTECDLTDEITQDVHQAYEARVLSIPRSNTHGEEPLFTNAPKFIPYIDTKLGQPVIQHFEQDGTKLNVTVEDSYTLVRRNRNGTFLTLREIFGNDLIYTLAYRRDSSSGRKIAETNRNEFSVDVDKGSVYCFNVRAEILSTKNKQRSPDSITVCTDQPKGISRETLITVVAVVVLMVTIFIILLSICLCKRRKSRAGQKGKNAPLRLA, encoded by the exons ATGGCGATCCCCGCGCGCCCGCGCCTCCTAGCGGCCCTCGCGCCCACCTTTCTCGGTTGTCTCCTCGCACAGGTGGCCCTGGCGGCAG GCATTCCAGCGAAAGCAGTTAATTTAACTTGGAAATCAACTAATTTCAAGACGATTTTGGAGTGGGAACCCAAACCCATCAATTATTTCTACACTGTTCAGATAAG CTCTAGGTCCCAAGACTGGAAAAACAAATGCTTCTTGACTACAGACACTGAGTGTGACCTCACAGATGAGATCACCCAGGACGTGCACCAGGCCTACGAAGCAAGGGTCCTGTCCATCCCACGGAGTAACACTCATGGGGAGGAACCGTTATTCACGAACGCCCCAAAGTTTATTCCTTACATAGACA CAAAACTTGGACAGCCAGTAATTCAGCATTTTGAACAAGATGGTACAAAACTGAACGTGACGGTGGAAGACTCATATACATTAGTCAGAAGGAACAGGAACGGCACATTCCTCACCCTGCGGGAAATCTTTGGCAACGACTTGATTTACACACTTGCTTATCGGAGAGACTCAAGCTCAGGGAGG AAAATAGCTGAAACGAACAGGAACGAATTCTCGGTTGATGTGGACAAAGGGTCAGTCTACTGCTTTAATGTCCGTGCTGAGATTCTCTccacgaaaaacaaacaaaggagccCAGACAGCATAACTGTGTGCACGGACCAACCAAAGGGTATATCGAGAG AAACGCTCATCACTGTGGTCGCAGTGGTGGTGCTCATGGTCACCATCTTTATCATCCTCCTGTCCATATGCCTGTGCAAGCGCAGAAAGAGCAGAGCAGGGCAGAAAGGAAAGAACGCCCCTCTGCGCTTGGCATAG